In Holophagales bacterium, one DNA window encodes the following:
- a CDS encoding type II toxin-antitoxin system RelE/ParE family toxin codes for MIRSFADASTESLFRRSPVRRLPAEIQRAALRKLVVLDAAESLQDLRTPPGNRLEKLSGDRAGQHSIRVNDQWRICFAWRGSDAFDVELADYH; via the coding sequence GTGATTCGGAGCTTCGCTGATGCTTCGACCGAGAGCCTGTTCCGCCGAAGCCCGGTACGGCGCCTTCCTGCGGAGATCCAACGGGCGGCCCTCAGGAAGCTCGTGGTTCTTGACGCGGCAGAATCTCTCCAGGACCTTCGGACGCCGCCAGGAAACCGCCTCGAGAAGCTCAGTGGCGACCGCGCAGGTCAGCATTCAATCCGGGTCAACGACCAGTGGCGCATCTGCTTTGCCTGGCGCGGCTCTGACGCTTTCGACGTCGAACTAGCGGACTACCACTAG
- a CDS encoding HigA family addiction module antidote protein, producing the protein MAAKLAPIHPGEVLLEDFLKPLSLSQYRLAHDIGVPARRINEIVLGKRSISADTALRLSRYFRNTARFWLNLQSRYDLEVEQDRLGDRLDREVVGVAATAGRMRRVG; encoded by the coding sequence ATGGCCGCCAAACTCGCCCCCATTCACCCCGGCGAAGTTCTGCTCGAGGACTTTCTCAAGCCCCTCTCGCTATCCCAGTATCGGCTCGCTCACGACATTGGTGTCCCGGCCCGCCGCATCAACGAGATTGTCCTCGGGAAGCGCTCGATCTCAGCGGATACGGCGCTGCGCCTGTCGCGCTACTTCCGGAACACGGCGCGGTTCTGGCTCAACCTTCAGTCGCGCTACGACCTCGAGGTCGAACAAGACCGGCTCGGCGATCGGCTAGACCGCGAGGTGGTTGGCGTCGCGGCGACCGCGGGGCGTATGCGTCGTGTCGGCTGA